One window of the Capnocytophaga haemolytica genome contains the following:
- a CDS encoding alpha-amylase, which produces MRKIYLLGTILLALWACDKQDSNIEKKPQINTEEELPNTSDTEPINLTEMDNGNRAMMQAFYWDVEPRGGWWDKVSEKVADWKANGIDRIWLPPACKGASGGYSMGYDPSDYFDLGEYEQHGTTETRFGSKDELVSLITKAHQVGLEVVADIVIGHNDGGGKEWNPYRNKETYTLFDKTHGCASGKFTRNYNDFHPNLDEDHDEGADFYPEQDLCHKKDYVQGWLWKQDNSVAKYYKNTIKIDGWRFDYVKSFGAWVVKDWLAAVGGFAVGELWDGNADVLKSWTDNSGASAFDFACFYTLEQALDGNNLKGLKNPRMLRTLNPNKAVTFAANHDTEKDSNQGNRIDTENKLLAYAYILTHSGYPTIFYSDYEKSEWKAKLQQLLLIHRSLAAGEERFYYASPTEFIDFRLGDTKSPGMILYLNNAKKSSTQTVDTPWKDRVIIDYTNHVIKRYKTNAAGKVTITVPAKSYTVWSIGK; this is translated from the coding sequence ATGAGAAAGATATATTTATTAGGTACAATTTTATTAGCCTTATGGGCTTGTGATAAGCAAGATTCAAATATAGAGAAGAAGCCTCAGATTAATACAGAAGAAGAACTTCCAAATACATCAGATACAGAACCTATCAATCTCACTGAGATGGATAATGGCAACCGTGCGATGATGCAAGCCTTCTATTGGGATGTAGAGCCACGAGGCGGTTGGTGGGATAAAGTATCCGAAAAGGTCGCTGATTGGAAGGCAAATGGTATCGACCGCATATGGCTGCCTCCTGCCTGTAAAGGCGCCTCAGGTGGCTACTCTATGGGGTATGACCCTTCTGACTATTTTGACCTTGGCGAGTATGAGCAGCACGGTACTACCGAAACACGCTTCGGCTCAAAGGACGAACTTGTAAGCCTTATCACCAAAGCCCACCAAGTAGGGCTGGAGGTAGTGGCAGACATTGTCATAGGGCATAACGACGGTGGTGGCAAGGAGTGGAACCCTTATCGAAACAAGGAGACCTACACCTTATTTGATAAAACTCACGGTTGCGCCTCTGGTAAGTTTACGCGCAATTACAATGATTTTCACCCCAACTTAGATGAAGACCACGATGAGGGAGCAGACTTCTACCCTGAGCAAGACTTATGTCACAAGAAGGATTACGTACAAGGCTGGCTGTGGAAACAGGATAACTCGGTAGCAAAGTACTACAAGAACACTATCAAAATAGATGGTTGGCGGTTTGATTACGTGAAGAGCTTTGGTGCTTGGGTAGTCAAGGACTGGCTGGCAGCGGTTGGTGGGTTTGCCGTGGGCGAACTCTGGGATGGCAATGCAGACGTGCTGAAAAGCTGGACAGACAACAGCGGTGCCTCAGCCTTTGACTTTGCCTGCTTCTATACACTTGAGCAAGCTCTTGACGGCAATAACCTGAAAGGACTCAAAAATCCTAGGATGCTTCGCACGCTCAACCCAAATAAAGCAGTAACCTTTGCTGCCAATCACGATACGGAGAAGGATTCTAATCAAGGTAATCGCATTGATACTGAAAATAAACTCTTAGCATACGCTTATATTCTTACCCATAGCGGTTACCCTACTATTTTCTATTCCGATTACGAGAAATCAGAATGGAAAGCCAAGCTACAACAGCTATTACTCATACATCGCAGTTTAGCAGCAGGAGAAGAAAGGTTTTATTATGCTTCACCGACTGAGTTTATTGATTTTCGTTTGGGAGACACTAAAAGTCCTGGTATGATACTTTACCTGAATAATGCTAAAAAATCTTCAACCCAAACGGTTGATACACCTTGGAAAGATAGGGTAATTATTGATTATACTAACCACGTAATCAAGCGCTATAAAACCAATGCGGCAGGCAAGGTAACCATTACCGTGCCCGCTAAGAGCTACACAGTGTGGTCTATTGGTAAGTAA
- a CDS encoding DUF488 domain-containing protein: MTITLKRAYEAAQPTDGYRILADRLWPRGIKKETFALDLWAKDVAPSTELRKEYHQHQDFELFKAAYLKELNANPAVEDFLNNISEQPHITLLTAVKEVARSELPILKAFIEQRLGR; the protein is encoded by the coding sequence ATGACCATAACACTCAAACGCGCCTACGAAGCAGCACAACCTACCGACGGCTACCGCATCCTTGCCGACCGCCTATGGCCTCGAGGTATTAAGAAAGAAACCTTCGCCCTCGACCTATGGGCTAAGGACGTTGCTCCCAGCACTGAACTACGCAAGGAATATCATCAGCACCAAGATTTCGAGCTCTTCAAGGCTGCTTATCTCAAGGAGCTGAATGCCAACCCTGCTGTTGAGGACTTCCTTAACAATATCTCAGAACAGCCTCACATTACCCTACTGACGGCTGTGAAAGAGGTAGCACGTAGCGAACTACCCATCTTGAAGGCTTTTATAGAACAACGGTTAGGGCGTTAA
- a CDS encoding transglycosylase domain-containing protein, protein MPEGFWGKVLKVLYTPVEFLIWAGKGLWQWLRSKTYKFYLKWIGIPIGVGVAAVAVLFALVYFGCFGELPTEEDLQDLRQSESSLVYDYEGQILGKFYILDRTRIEYDDFPPYLIKALVSTEDERFFQHGGVDVRSLFRVFFKTLLLQDDSSGGGSTITMQLAKNIFGRGKRYGKLSMPIHKIREMIIAKRFEKAYTKEEIITLYLNTVPFSDNTYGIESAAQHFFDKSASELTLNEAATLIGSLKATSSYNPRTAPERSRERRDVVLNQMKKNNVLTEADYKLHKKDTVKVVRTAGEVENLAPYMLEQIRLQLPTLLKDVKKKDGSSYNIYRDGLRIYTTVDKTMQKYAENAVKQHLPILQKEFEQLYGNKAPWNLDSDWFKQEVKKLPLYKELEDKGLSEAQIWAKLSEKRPMDLSFYQRDSVMKHSTLDSISQMIRMLNTGFLTVDPQTGGIRSYVGGANFQYFKYDHVLQSRRQVGSVFKPIVYATALEQGLPACSHFSPRTLTYPDKGGWWTPGNASRTEEDPYVYYSVAKALRESLNTVAVQVLFYAGLQNVIKKAQMMGITSPLPRVPSIALGSADLSVIEMARAYTTFANKGVPVKPYFIEKITNKRGEVIWEYKHPPKAAQALNETTTQTMLQYLRGTVNQGTAARMRGTYGLTNDLAGKTGTTQDNKDGWFAGMLPNLVMVTWVGNDQQIGFRSTRVGQGANSALPIAAIFVQQLNKNPKYKELTKAYFQVSNDIQTTLRECEPVVRDDFFDRLLSSTPKDTIRSGELPYRIYESSGRKLHNVDEEEEISIEDVTNPTPASSEAKPASNPEGQEDQGKKKGFLNRIFNNNNNH, encoded by the coding sequence ATGCCCGAGGGCTTCTGGGGCAAGGTGCTGAAAGTGCTTTACACCCCTGTGGAGTTCCTCATCTGGGCGGGTAAGGGGCTTTGGCAATGGCTGCGAAGCAAGACGTACAAGTTCTACCTTAAATGGATAGGCATACCAATAGGTGTAGGGGTGGCGGCAGTGGCGGTGCTCTTTGCGCTGGTTTACTTTGGCTGCTTTGGCGAGTTGCCAACTGAGGAAGACCTTCAGGATTTGCGACAGTCAGAGTCCAGCTTGGTATACGACTATGAGGGGCAGATACTCGGCAAGTTCTATATCTTAGACCGTACCCGTATTGAGTACGACGACTTCCCCCCTTATCTGATCAAGGCACTTGTATCCACAGAGGATGAGCGGTTCTTCCAGCACGGTGGTGTGGATGTGCGAAGCCTCTTCCGTGTGTTCTTCAAAACCCTGCTGCTTCAGGACGACTCCTCAGGAGGCGGTAGCACCATCACGATGCAGTTGGCAAAGAATATCTTCGGGCGTGGCAAGCGCTATGGCAAGCTCTCGATGCCTATCCACAAGATTAGGGAGATGATCATCGCCAAGCGTTTCGAGAAGGCATATACCAAGGAAGAGATTATCACACTCTACCTCAACACGGTGCCTTTTAGTGATAACACGTACGGCATAGAGAGTGCGGCACAGCATTTCTTCGATAAGTCGGCAAGTGAGCTTACCCTCAACGAGGCTGCGACCCTTATCGGCTCACTCAAAGCGACCAGTAGTTACAACCCGCGTACGGCTCCTGAGCGCAGCCGCGAGCGCCGTGATGTGGTGCTCAACCAGATGAAGAAGAACAATGTGCTTACCGAAGCGGACTATAAGCTCCACAAGAAGGATACCGTGAAGGTAGTGCGTACCGCAGGTGAGGTGGAAAACTTAGCCCCTTATATGTTGGAGCAGATCCGCTTACAGTTGCCAACACTTCTCAAGGATGTGAAGAAGAAGGACGGTTCGTCCTACAACATCTATCGTGATGGTCTGCGCATCTACACCACTGTTGATAAGACGATGCAGAAGTACGCAGAGAACGCTGTAAAGCAGCACTTACCCATCTTGCAGAAAGAATTTGAACAACTCTACGGCAACAAAGCACCTTGGAACTTGGATAGCGATTGGTTTAAGCAAGAAGTGAAGAAGCTACCCCTTTACAAAGAGTTAGAGGATAAGGGGCTAAGCGAGGCGCAGATATGGGCAAAGCTCAGTGAGAAGCGTCCGATGGATCTGTCGTTCTACCAGCGCGACAGTGTGATGAAGCACAGCACCCTCGACAGTATCTCGCAGATGATCCGAATGCTCAACACGGGCTTCCTAACCGTCGATCCGCAAACGGGAGGCATTAGGAGCTATGTTGGTGGGGCTAACTTCCAATATTTCAAGTACGACCACGTGCTCCAAAGCCGCCGACAAGTAGGTTCGGTGTTTAAGCCGATCGTCTATGCTACGGCTCTTGAACAGGGCTTGCCCGCTTGTTCACACTTCTCACCCCGTACGCTCACCTATCCAGATAAGGGCGGCTGGTGGACACCTGGCAACGCCTCACGCACAGAGGAGGATCCTTATGTGTACTACTCTGTGGCGAAAGCCTTACGCGAGTCGCTCAACACGGTGGCAGTGCAGGTGCTCTTCTATGCAGGCTTGCAAAATGTGATCAAGAAAGCCCAGATGATGGGTATTACCTCGCCATTGCCAAGGGTGCCCTCTATTGCCTTGGGCTCTGCCGATCTCTCAGTGATAGAGATGGCACGTGCTTACACTACCTTTGCCAATAAAGGAGTGCCCGTGAAGCCTTATTTTATTGAGAAGATCACCAACAAGCGAGGGGAAGTGATATGGGAGTACAAGCATCCACCTAAGGCAGCACAGGCTCTAAACGAGACCACCACACAGACGATGCTTCAATACCTACGTGGCACCGTAAACCAAGGAACCGCAGCGCGTATGCGAGGCACCTACGGGCTTACCAACGACCTTGCGGGGAAAACAGGAACCACTCAGGATAATAAGGACGGATGGTTCGCAGGGATGTTGCCCAACTTAGTGATGGTAACTTGGGTAGGCAACGACCAGCAGATAGGCTTCCGCTCTACACGTGTGGGGCAAGGTGCCAACTCAGCCCTACCGATAGCGGCTATCTTTGTGCAACAGCTCAATAAGAACCCTAAGTACAAGGAGCTTACCAAGGCATACTTCCAAGTAAGCAATGACATACAAACCACCCTTAGAGAGTGTGAGCCTGTGGTACGCGACGACTTCTTCGACCGCCTGCTCAGCTCAACGCCAAAGGACACCATCAGGTCGGGCGAGTTGCCTTATCGCATCTACGAATCAAGTGGAAGAAAGCTCCACAATGTAGATGAAGAAGAGGAGATATCCATTGAGGACGTTACCAACCCTACCCCAGCCTCCAGCGAGGCTAAGCCCGCCTCCAACCCTGAGGGGCAGGAAGACCAAGGGAAGAAGAAAGGCTTCCTCAACCGTATATTCAACAATAATAACAACCATTAG